A window of the bacterium genome harbors these coding sequences:
- the accC gene encoding acetyl-CoA carboxylase biotin carboxylase subunit, with translation MFKKILIANRGEIAIRIIRACKELGIKTVAIYSEADKDSLHKELADEAICVGPPPARDSYLNIPHILSAAIITGAEAIHPGYGFLAENSSFARLCEQCQLKFIGPSPEVIEAFGDKTNARRIMKNEGIPVVPGTVEALSDEEMIKWANINGFPVMIKASAGGGGKGMRVVESLEELFHALPAARAEAEAAFGDGRLYLEKFIRRPRHIEVQILADLHGNVVHLGERECSIQTPSYQKMLEEAPSPVVDEKMRERMGETAIRAVKACGYHTAGTVEFLVDEDLSFYFMEINTRVQVEHPVTEMITGIDIVKWQILTAAGEKLPFRQEDISYRGHSIECRITAEDPYRNFVPNVGKVKKLILPGGPWVRVDTYLYEGYDIPPNYDALLAKLIVWGENREEAIKRMRRALDEFIIEGVNTNIEFHKEILSSPDFKEGRTYVGFVKELLERRY, from the coding sequence ATGTTTAAGAAGATATTGATAGCAAATAGAGGCGAAATAGCGATAAGGATTATAAGGGCTTGCAAAGAGCTCGGGATAAAAACCGTCGCCATTTATTCAGAAGCCGATAAGGATAGCCTCCACAAGGAGTTAGCGGATGAGGCTATCTGCGTGGGTCCGCCTCCGGCAAGGGATTCCTACCTAAATATCCCTCATATATTGAGCGCTGCTATTATAACGGGAGCGGAGGCCATTCATCCGGGATATGGATTTCTCGCTGAGAATTCTTCATTCGCTCGCCTTTGCGAGCAGTGCCAACTAAAGTTCATCGGTCCCTCTCCCGAGGTAATTGAGGCTTTCGGGGACAAAACCAATGCTCGTAGGATAATGAAAAATGAGGGAATTCCCGTTGTTCCTGGAACCGTGGAAGCCTTGAGCGACGAGGAAATGATTAAGTGGGCTAATATAAACGGCTTCCCTGTTATGATAAAGGCTTCCGCAGGAGGTGGAGGAAAGGGAATGAGGGTGGTAGAGAGCCTTGAGGAGCTTTTCCACGCCTTGCCTGCTGCCAGAGCCGAGGCGGAAGCAGCTTTCGGTGATGGAAGGCTATACTTGGAAAAATTCATCAGGAGACCACGCCATATAGAGGTGCAGATACTCGCAGATTTGCATGGGAATGTCGTTCACTTGGGAGAAAGAGAATGTTCAATCCAAACCCCTTCCTATCAGAAGATGTTGGAAGAGGCACCCTCACCTGTAGTGGATGAAAAGATGAGGGAGAGAATGGGGGAAACAGCTATAAGAGCGGTTAAAGCCTGCGGATACCACACTGCGGGAACGGTGGAATTCTTGGTGGACGAAGACCTTTCTTTTTACTTTATGGAGATTAACACACGCGTTCAGGTGGAACATCCAGTCACCGAGATGATAACGGGTATAGATATCGTGAAGTGGCAGATATTGACCGCAGCTGGGGAAAAGCTTCCCTTTAGACAAGAGGATATCTCCTACAGAGGGCATAGCATAGAGTGCAGAATAACAGCAGAGGACCCTTACAGGAATTTCGTTCCCAATGTAGGGAAGGTAAAGAAGCTTATTTTACCGGGTGGACCCTGGGTTAGAGTTGATACCTATCTCTATGAGGGATACGATATTCCTCCCAACTATGATGCTCTCTTGGCAAAATTGATAGTTTGGGGAGAAAACAGGGAAGAAGCGATAAAAAGAATGCGAAGGGCGTTGGATGAGTTTATAATAGAAGGAGTGAATACAAACATAGAGTTCCACAAGGAGATACTTTCCTCCCCTGATTTTAAGGAGGGAAGGACATATGTTGGCTTCGTTAAAG
- the efp gene encoding elongation factor P gives MPLDLGDIRPGLTIEYEGEVYYVLGAEHAKLGRGGAFVRARLRNIKTDAVIDKTIKPGDKFDLAFIERKSLQYIYHTGDEYVFMDPETYEQISLPSSLLSPILYYLKEGVDFQAVIYEGKVIAVEPPITVDLEVVDTEPGVRGDTASGGTKPATLETGLVVQVPLFIEKGDIVRIDTRTGEYVERVR, from the coding sequence ATGCCCCTTGATTTAGGAGATATTAGACCTGGCTTGACGATAGAATACGAAGGCGAAGTCTATTATGTCCTCGGCGCCGAACACGCCAAGTTAGGAAGAGGCGGTGCTTTCGTTCGCGCTCGTTTAAGAAATATTAAGACAGACGCAGTTATAGATAAAACCATAAAACCGGGTGATAAGTTTGACCTCGCCTTCATAGAGAGAAAAAGCTTGCAATATATTTATCACACTGGGGATGAATATGTTTTTATGGACCCTGAAACTTATGAGCAAATCTCCCTTCCCTCCTCCCTTCTTAGCCCAATACTTTATTACCTGAAGGAAGGTGTTGATTTCCAGGCGGTTATTTATGAGGGGAAAGTGATCGCCGTTGAGCCACCTATAACAGTCGATTTGGAAGTCGTGGATACGGAGCCTGGCGTAAGAGGAGACACAGCTTCTGGTGGAACAAAGCCCGCTACTTTGGAGACCGGCTTGGTCGTTCAGGTTCCACTCTTCATAGAGAAAGGGGATATCGTGAGAATAGATACAAGGACCGGTGAATATGTGGAAAGGGTGAGATAA